A section of the Salmo salar chromosome ssa05, Ssal_v3.1, whole genome shotgun sequence genome encodes:
- the LOC106604367 gene encoding zinc finger protein ubi-d4 isoform X1 — translation MAAAVDGVVKVLGEQYYKDAMEQCHSYNARLCAERSILMPFIDSQTGVAQSNCYIWMEKRHRSAGMAPGQLYSYPSRRWRKRRRSHPPEDPRLAFPPIKSAELELGLKRDVVGTVDGSSLEALLKGEPLERRGPPDPRAPEDNPATPEPVAATVSSHTSSGRIRKRVLDHDDYLDDLDDEDFEDETPKRRGKGKSKGRGVGNGKKKMEAAAAALEEQDKPYACDSKYTFISCHFCCVCDDLMLCVFAVCGKRYKNRPGLSYHYTHSHLAEEEGEDREEIESPPPRRQPEEHKTPKKGPNGLALPNDYCDFCLGDSAHNQKTGQSEELVSCSDCGRSGHPSCLQFTDVMMAAVKTYRWQCIECKCCNVCGTSENDDQLLFCDDCDRGYHMYCLKPPMTEPPEGSWSCHLCLALLKDKASIYKQQSPTTEDE, via the exons ATGGCGGCGGCCGTAGATGGTGTTGTGAAAGT GCTCGGGGAGCAGTACTATAAGGATGCTATGGAACAGTGCCACAGCTATAACGCTCGTCTGTGTGCGGAGAGGAGCATCCTTATGCCTTTCATCGACTCTCAGACGGGTGTTGCTCAAAGCAACTGCTACATCTGGATGGAGAAGAGACACCGGAGTGCAG GCATGGCTCCTGGGCAGCTGTATAGCTATCCGTCTCGACGCTGGAGGAAGAGACGGCGGTCCCACCCTCCTGAGGACCCCCGTTTGGCTTTCCCACCTATCAAATCAG cggagCTGGAGCTGGGTCTGAAAAGGGATGTTGTGGGAACGGTGGACGGCAGCAGCCTGGAGGCCCTGCTGAAAGGGGAGCCCCTGGAGAGGAGGGGGCCGCCAGACCCCCGTGCCCCGGAGGACAACCCAGCCACACCTGAACCCGTGGCCGCCACAGTTTCCAGCCACACCTCCTCTGGACGCATCCGCAAG AGGGTGCTGGACCACGATGACTACCTGGATGATCTGGATGATGAGGACTTTGAGGATGAGACCCCGAAGAGACGAGGGAAGGGCAAGTCCAAGGGTCGTGGAGTGGGAAatggaaagaagaaaatggaggcAGCCGCTGCAGCCTTGGAGGAGCAGGACAAACCATACGCCTGTGACAGTAAGTATACATTTATTTCATGTCAtttctgttgtgtgtgtgatgacttaatgctgtgtgtgtttgcagtctGTGGGAAGCGCTATAAGAACCGTCCGGGCCTGAGCTACCACTACACACACTCCCATCTggcggaggaagagggggaggacagagaggagatagagtcCCCTCCCCCCCGGCGCCAGCCTGAGGAGCACAAGA CTCCTAAGAAAGGCCCTAACGGTCTGGCCCTGCCCAACGACTACTGCGACTTCTGTCTGGGAGACTCCGCCCACAACCAGAAGACCGGCCAGTCAGAGGAGCTGGTGTCCTGCTCAGACTGCGGACGCTCAG GACACCCGTCCTGCCTGCAGTTCACAGATGTGATGATGGCAGCTGTGAAGACGTACCGCTGGCAGTGTATCGAGTGCAAGTGCTGCAACGTCTGTGGTACCTCAGAGAACGAC gACCAGCTGCTGTTCTGTGATGACTGTGATCGAGGATACCACATGTACTGCCTCAAGCCTCCTATGACTGAGCCCCCAGAAG GGAGTTGGAGTTGTCACCTTTGCCTGGCGCTGCTGAAGGACAAGGCATCCATATACAAGCAGCAGAGTCCCACCACAGAGGATGAATAG
- the LOC106604367 gene encoding zinc finger protein ubi-d4 isoform X2: MAAAVDGVVKVLGEQYYKDAMEQCHSYNARLCAERSILMPFIDSQTGVAQSNCYIWMEKRHRSAGMAPGQLYSYPSRRWRKRRRSHPPEDPRLAFPPIKSAELELGLKRDVVGTVDGSSLEALLKGEPLERRGPPDPRAPEDNPATPEPVAATVSSHTSSGRIRKRVLDHDDYLDDLDDEDFEDETPKRRGKGKSKGRGVGNGKKKMEAAAAALEEQDKPYACDICGKRYKNRPGLSYHYTHSHLAEEEGEDREEIESPPPRRQPEEHKTPKKGPNGLALPNDYCDFCLGDSAHNQKTGQSEELVSCSDCGRSGHPSCLQFTDVMMAAVKTYRWQCIECKCCNVCGTSENDDQLLFCDDCDRGYHMYCLKPPMTEPPEGSWSCHLCLALLKDKASIYKQQSPTTEDE; this comes from the exons ATGGCGGCGGCCGTAGATGGTGTTGTGAAAGT GCTCGGGGAGCAGTACTATAAGGATGCTATGGAACAGTGCCACAGCTATAACGCTCGTCTGTGTGCGGAGAGGAGCATCCTTATGCCTTTCATCGACTCTCAGACGGGTGTTGCTCAAAGCAACTGCTACATCTGGATGGAGAAGAGACACCGGAGTGCAG GCATGGCTCCTGGGCAGCTGTATAGCTATCCGTCTCGACGCTGGAGGAAGAGACGGCGGTCCCACCCTCCTGAGGACCCCCGTTTGGCTTTCCCACCTATCAAATCAG cggagCTGGAGCTGGGTCTGAAAAGGGATGTTGTGGGAACGGTGGACGGCAGCAGCCTGGAGGCCCTGCTGAAAGGGGAGCCCCTGGAGAGGAGGGGGCCGCCAGACCCCCGTGCCCCGGAGGACAACCCAGCCACACCTGAACCCGTGGCCGCCACAGTTTCCAGCCACACCTCCTCTGGACGCATCCGCAAG AGGGTGCTGGACCACGATGACTACCTGGATGATCTGGATGATGAGGACTTTGAGGATGAGACCCCGAAGAGACGAGGGAAGGGCAAGTCCAAGGGTCGTGGAGTGGGAAatggaaagaagaaaatggaggcAGCCGCTGCAGCCTTGGAGGAGCAGGACAAACCATACGCCTGTGACA tctGTGGGAAGCGCTATAAGAACCGTCCGGGCCTGAGCTACCACTACACACACTCCCATCTggcggaggaagagggggaggacagagaggagatagagtcCCCTCCCCCCCGGCGCCAGCCTGAGGAGCACAAGA CTCCTAAGAAAGGCCCTAACGGTCTGGCCCTGCCCAACGACTACTGCGACTTCTGTCTGGGAGACTCCGCCCACAACCAGAAGACCGGCCAGTCAGAGGAGCTGGTGTCCTGCTCAGACTGCGGACGCTCAG GACACCCGTCCTGCCTGCAGTTCACAGATGTGATGATGGCAGCTGTGAAGACGTACCGCTGGCAGTGTATCGAGTGCAAGTGCTGCAACGTCTGTGGTACCTCAGAGAACGAC gACCAGCTGCTGTTCTGTGATGACTGTGATCGAGGATACCACATGTACTGCCTCAAGCCTCCTATGACTGAGCCCCCAGAAG GGAGTTGGAGTTGTCACCTTTGCCTGGCGCTGCTGAAGGACAAGGCATCCATATACAAGCAGCAGAGTCCCACCACAGAGGATGAATAG